Part of the Nitrosophilus alvini genome, CGTTAATCCCGATGAGGTTTTCTATGTTGCCGACTCTTTGACAGGACAGGATGCAGTAAGGAGTGCTGCCACGTTCAATAATGAGATAGGTATAACTGGGGTTATCCTTACAAAATACGACGGCGACAGCAAAGGTGGTGTTGCTCTGGGTATTGCCCATCAAATAGGTGTTCCTCTGAGATTTATAGGTACGGGTGAAAAGATGCCCGATCTTGAGGTTTTCATCCCGGAAAGAATCACCGGCAGACTAATGGGGGCTGGAGACATAGAGTCTCTTGCAGAAAAAACGGCTGCGGTTATAGATGAGAAGAAGGCCAAAAAGATATCCAAAAAGCTTCAGAAAGGAAAATTCAATTTTGAAGATTTTCTGGAGCAGTTGGAATCTTTGAAAAAGATGGGGAGTCTAAAGTCTCTTATAGGAATGATTCCGGGTCTATCAAATATGGCCGGAGCATTGAAAGATATAGACCTTGACAACTCAAAAGAGATAAAAAAGATAAGGGCAATGATAAACTCTATGACTCCCAAGGAGAGGCAAAACCCCGACCTTCTCAATAACAGCAGAAAAAGAAGGATTGCTGCGGGGGCGGGACTTTCACAGCAGGAAGTCAATAAAATAATAAAGCAGTTCAACAATGCTGCAAAATTTGCGAAAAAATTTTCCGGCAAAAAAGGTATGCAGGATCTGCAGAATATGATGAATCAGATGAAGCATATGAATATACCCAGGTAGGCCAAAAGATTGATGGGTAAAGAGGTGAAAAGGTGAAAACCTTTTGACTTTTTTACCTAACGTTTAAAAATCAAAAGGAGAAAGTTAATGACAGTAATCAGATTGACAAGAATGGGTAGAAAGAAAAAGCCTTTCTACAGAATCGTAGTTACGGACAGTAGAAAAAAGAGAGACGGTGGATGGATAGAGTCTATCGGATATTACAATCCTCTCACAGAGCCTGCTACTGTAAAATTCGACGAAGAGAGACTTGAGTATTGGCTTGGTGTGGGTGCCAAAATGAGCGACAGAGTGAAAAAAATCACCGGTAAATAATATGATCGAAAAGTTTGTAGAATCGTATGCAAAGCTGATTGCCACGGTTCCGGAAGATATTAGAGTAGAGAGAATCGACAAAGATGATACTTTTGCCGAGATAATCATATATGCCAACAGAGCCGATGCGGGTAAACTGATAGGCAAAGACGGCAAAATGATAGGCGCTATCAAAACCGTCATATCCGGATGCAAAGCAAAGGATGGGATAAGCTATAAAGTAAACGTAAAAGCGATAGAGGAGTGATGTTGGAAAAGGTCGATGTAGCCAGGATAGGAAAGGCAGTCGGCTTGAAAGGAGAACTAAAACTCCATCTTTTTACGGATTTTCCCGAACAGTTTAAAAAAGGTGCAAAGTTTTCTACTAAAAGGGGTAGTTTAACTATAGAGTATTACGACTCCAAAAGAGGAGTTGTAAAATTTGAAGGTGTTGATACTCCCGAAGATGCAAAAAGACTTACAAATCTTCTGCTTTCCACTACCGAAGAGCAGACCAGAAAAAACTGCCAGCTTGATGAAGGCGAGTTTTTCTGGTTTGATATTATAGGGTGCGAAGTTTTTGAAAATGGTGTCAGACTCGGAAAGGTTAAAGATATTCACAGATTTCCCGGTGGCGACTATCTTGAAATAAAAACAGATGATGCACTTGTTGAAAAAGGGCATCCCAAATCTTTTCTGGTTCCTTTTTTGGACAGATATATAAAAGATGTGAACATTTCCGAAGAACGGATAGAAAGCAGCGGTGCTATGGAGATTCTGGAAGCTTCATGAGATTTACTTTTGTAACACTTTTTAAAAACCTGATCGATTTTTATTTTGAGGATTCCATACTAAAAAGAGCGAAAGCTAATGGGCTCATAAAAATAGACTTTGTCAACCCAAGAGAATTTTCAAAAGAGAGACACAAAAAAGTCGATCATTATAAAGCAGGGGGAGGGGCCGGTATGCTTATGACTCCCCAGCCACTCTGCGATGCAATAGAGAGCGTAAAAGAGAAAAAAAGCTGGGTTGTTTTCCTTACTCCGGCTGCAAAAAGATTCAATCAAAAAGATGCAAAGAGACTCTCAAAAAAAGAGCATATAATTTTTGTTACCGGAAGGTATGAAGGTTTTGATGAACGGGTTGTGGAAATCGAAGCGGACGAGGTTTTTTCCATAGGAGATTTTGTTCTGACCGGAGGGGAGCTTGCCGCTTTGGCAATGTGTGATGCCATAAGCCGTAACATTGAAGGCGTTTTGGGCAATATCAGCTCTTTGGAAGAGGAGAGTTTCGAGGAAAATCTTCTTGAAGCACCGGCATTTTGTAAGCCGGTTGAATTTAGAGGCAGTTTTATCCCTTCAGAGTTATTAAAGGGAAATCATAGTAAAATTAGCGCCTTAAAATATAGAATGTCACTGTGTAAAACAAAGTTTTACAGACCGGATCTTTTGAGAGATTCTACGATAAAGGATATAAAATGAGAAATAAATATATAGAGCATTTTGAAAAGTCTCAGATTTCTGAAAAGAGTGTTCCTGAGTTTAAAGCGGGTGATACCGTAAGAGTTGCCGTAAATATTAAAGAGGGCAATAAAACAAGAGTCCAGAATTTTGAAGGCATATGTATTGCTATAAAAGGCGAAGGAACAGGCAAAACATTCACCGTAAGAAAAATCGGCGCCAACAATGTAGGCGTAGAAAGAATTTTCCCTATTTACAGTGACAGTATCGTTGATATAAAAGTTGTAAGAAGGGGACGTGTAAGAAGAGCCAAACTGTTCTATCTAAGAGGAAGAACAGGAAAAGCTGCAAGAATAAAAGAGCTTAGAAAATAAGCTCTTTTTCTTCTGTTTTCTATCTAAAACTGTACTTCAATTTTATTCCCAAATAACTGTTTTTTGTTTTGCTGTCCGGCTCATAGGCATAAGTGACAAACGAGCCACCGCTTGTAAGTGCAACTGTATCGCTATGGTTGATTTCCCAATAGTCGTATCTGTAAAAACCGATAATATCTATTCTCTCTGTCAGGGTGTATTCAAGAGGAATTTCGATTTTGAAGCCTTCCGTGTTACCAAGCTTGAATGTTGCACCATCGTAGAGATATGCTTTCATTTCAGGTGAGAGAGCTTTTTGATATCCCAGTGAGAATCCAAGTGACACTCTCTTTGCAATCTCTTTTTTATAGCCTGCGCCTATATAGAAATATTTCCATTTGTACGTTTCGTCGTAATCCCCTGAATAATCCGATTTTCCTCTTTTCCACTCTCTGTAACCAAATGCAATTTTCGAGTGCAAAGTGCCGTAATTATACTCTTTCTTGCCTATTAAAGAGATTTCAGGCTGCAGAATTGAGACGTTGTCTTTGGTCAGACTCAGAGGTGTACCTCCCCAGGTAGAACCCTCATAATGGCTTTTACCTTTTGTATATTCTATAGATGCGCCTATGTAATATACATCTTTCAAATGAAAAAGGGCCTTTGCATTTATACCGTTCATATCGCCAAACAGATCGGTAGAATCTCCGTCAAGAAAATTTCCACCTGTATCATACTCTTTATAGTCCATTTTCAAAGTTTGCAGACCGATTTCGAAAGAGTCCAAACGGTAGTCATTGTCACTTTGTGCATAAAGTGAAGTTGACAAAACGGCACAAGCGATATAGAGCGCTACTCTTTTTGACATGAAAACTCCTCTAAAAAATTTTAAATATAGAAGAGTATAGTTGAAAACTGATAAAATCTGTATTATAAAGGATAGATGATTCAGTAGTTCTTCATAGCGGCTCTGGCTTCTTTATCCATCATCTTTTTCTTGATGGCTTCTCTTTTATCATGCAAAGTCTTCCCTTTTGCAAGGGCAATTTCAAGTTTGGCAATATTTCTATTGTTAAAATATAGCTTCAAAGGAACTATGGTAAGCCCTTTTTCTGAAGTTTTTCCTATGAGCTTGTTTATCTCTTTTTTGTGAAGAAGAAGTTTTCTTGGTCTCTTTTCATCCGGCCTGAAGTGTGCGGCAGAAGTGCTTAGATGAGAGATATGCATACCAAATATAAAAGGCTCGCCTTTTACTATTTTTATAAAACTGTCCTTCAGGTTTACACGACCGGCTCTTATAGCTTTTACTTCGCTTCCTTCAAGAACGATGCCGGCTTCAAACCTCTCCAGTATCTCAAAATCGTGAAAAGCTTTTTTGTTTCTTGCTATGACTTTCATTTTTGTGTTTTTCCTTCATATATTTGAGTCTGAAAAAGCTGCTGCCGCTGCCGCTCATAAACCAGCCAGGCTGTAGATATTCTTTTAGTTCCGGTTTTACAACAAGAGCCGCTTTTAAAAGGTCATTTACTTCCGTTGCTTCATAATTTTCCATAATATATTTGCTTTTCATTGACGCCAGTTTTTTTGCAAAGGCAATATCTGTATGCTTTAAAAATCTCTTTCTGAAAACCGCGTAGATCTCTTTTGTATCGCATTTTATCCGGGGTGTAATTATATCAAATTCAAGCGTCTCTTCTTCAAACGGCTCTACTATCTCTCCAATGCCGCTTACATTTGCACTATTGTATCCATGTATGAAAAAGGGAACATCTGCGCCGACTCTTTTGCCGAGTTCTGCCATTTGCTTTTTTGAGAGACCAAGACCTATGGCATCATTGGCCATAGTTATAAAAACGGCTGCATTGGAGCTTCCGCCGCCCAGTCCTGCAAAAGATGGTATCTGTTTTTGGACAGTAACTTTGTGGGACCGAAAAAATATTTCGACTCTTTTGTCCAGATCGCAGAGAAGTTTATATGCTTTATATATGGTGTTTTCTTTTGTATCGCACCCGAAATCTCCCTCAAGCTCGAAACCCTTTGTCTCTTTTTCCTCGAAACTGACAATATCGTAAAGATTTTTGACAAGAACAAATCTGGAAATCAGTTCGTGATAATCTCCTCTAGTTCCAACAATTTTTAAAAATATATTAACTTTTGCGTAGGATTTTGCTTTCATTTTTCAATTTTCCTGTTTTAACTTTTCTGTTTTCGGCAATCTGTTTATTTCATATGAAACTTTATCTTTTTCAACTTTGATTATGGAGAAGAAATTTTTATATTCGATATAGTAGTATCCATCGTCTCTTATTTCAAGGTCGTCCGGTTCTATTTTTTTGCCGTCCCATACCTCATTATCGCTGAGAGCACACCTGTTTTTTGGAATTTTGAGATATTTGAGAGGATCAAGAGCAATTTCGTTTTCATAGACAAACTTTCCCTCTCTGATTCTATCAAGCATACTCAAAGCGCCTGTTGTTCCCAATTTTTCCGCGATCATTTTACCGATACTTCTTATGTATGTTCCTTCGGATACTTCGGCTTCGAAAGTGAGGAAAGGGTGGGAATATCTTAAAAGTTTTATATCGTATATATATGATTTTACAGGCTTTAAGGAAAACTCGGCATTTTGTCTCGCAAGTTCATATGAACGAACGCCTTCGATCTTTTTTGCGGAATATTTAGGCGGTATATACTCTATTTCTCCTTTCAGTTCCTCTACAACATTTTTTATTTTTTCTTCCGCAAACGGGAGCAGCTGATCAATTTTTTCTATATTTTCTATATCCAGGGTTGGGCTGTGGGTCCCGAGCCAGAGAGTTGCTCTGTAGACTTTCGGTGTTTTATCCAAAAATCTGAAAAGTTTAGTATAGCTTCCAAAAGCGATAATTAGCACACCCTTTGCAAAAGGATCGAGTGTACCGGAAAATCCGGCTTTTTTGACTCTATATTTTTTTTTGATACGATGAAGAAAACTGTTTGAACTTATAAACGGAGGTTTATAGGCAACAAACAACCGTGATGAAGAATCAAGAGCGAAGGTAAAAGATTTTTTCTGTTTTTCTGTTTTTTTTCCTTCGTTTATTGTCAAATTATACCTTTTGTTATATTTTTTCAACAAAAGATGCCAAAATCTCTCTCTTCTGGCCGCCGAAATTTATGGACAGTTTGAATTCCCTTCCCACCTTGCTGACCCCCGTTACTCTTCCCATGCCGAATATTTTATGTTTTACAAGGTCGCCTTTTTTGAAAGAAGTCGATTTTTCTATAGTGAGACTTCCTTTACAAAGACCTGCCTCTTTTAAGAATCTGCTCTTTTGAAGCTCGGTTCTTCTTCCTTTGTAAAATCTGCTTTTTACATGGCTGAGTACCAGTTCCTCTTTTGCCCGGGTAATCGCTACATATCCAAGACGTCTCTCCTCCTCGATATCGCTGCCGTCTCCTATAAGCGGGAAAAATCCCTCTTCCATACCTATTACGAATAGATATCTGAATTCAAGTCCCTTGCTTGCATGAATACTCATAATGGATATGGTTTCTGCGTCTATCTGGTCCTGATCACTTTGAAGAGAGAGTTCGTTTAAAAACTCATCAAGGGAACTCTCCGGATTTTGTTTTATGAAATCTCTAAAGTATCCGTAAAATTCGTCTATATTGAGAACTCTTTCAAAACCGTCCGGCAGAGACTCGTAAAATTTTCTTATTTCAAAAACTTTTTCGATCTCATCTACAAAGTTGTACAGAGATTGCGAAGAGATTTTTCTTAGATATTTGATATTTTCTATAAACTCATTGATTGTTTTATAGTTTTTCTTTCCTATCAATGATATAAGCTCTTCCTCATTTGCCTCGGCAAGATATTGTATTATGGGAGTTTTATTCAAAAAGGCGGCTTTTTGCATCTTTTCAAAAGTTACTTTTCCGATACCTCTTTTGGGTTTGTTGATGATTCTTTTGAGTGAGAAGTCGTCATGAGGATTTGCTATGATTCTCAGATAACTTATAAGGTCTTTTATCTCGGCACGTTCGTAAAATCTTATGGCTCCCACCAGTTTATAGGGAACTCCTGCTTTGTTAAGACCTTCTTCTAAAGAGCGGCTGAGTGCGTTTATTCTGAAAAGTACGGCTATTTCGTTGGGGTCTGCACCCTGGTCAAGAAGTTCTCTTATCTTTTTTGCTATCTTGTAAGACTCTTCCGTTTCATCTTTCGATTCGTAAACCTCTATCTTTTTTCCGGGTCCGGCCACGCTTTTGAGGTTTTTCCCAAGACGGTTTCTGTTGTGTTCTATCAGCATATTTGCGGCTTTGAGTATCTCTTCGGTGGAACGGTAGTTGGTCTCTAACTTTATAACGGTTGTGTTTTCGAAAGAGTTTGGAAATTCGAGAATGTTTTTTATATTTGCACCTCTCCAGCCGTATATACTCTGATCGTCATCGCCTACTACGCAAATATTGTTGTGTGTACAGCAGAGTTTTTTTACTATTTTATACTGTAGCTCATTGGTGTCCTGATATTCGTCAATCATTATATACTGGTATCTTTGGCTGGTATCGCGACACAAATCTTCGTTTTTGTCGAGTATTTTGTATGTAAGCGCCAGCAGATCGTCAAAATCTACAAGATTGTTCTCTTTGAGATAGTTCTGATATTTCTGATACAAGGAGGCTATCTTTTTATAGTTGGGCAACTGCGCTTTTTCCAGGGCAATTTCAGGTTCTATAAGAGAGTTTTTGTATCTTGATATTTCGCTGGCAATCAGTGATATGGGAAGATCGGGTTCGAAGGATTTCAGAACTCTCTTTTTGTCATCTGTATCTATTATGACAAAACTGTTTTTTCGTCCTATCTCCTCTATATGAAATTTCAGAAAAAGAAGTCCGAACTTATGAAAAGTGCAAAGAAGAGGAGGGTAGATGGAGTTGTCAATCAAAGAAAGAGCTCTGTCTCTCATCTCTTTTGCCGCTTTGTTGGTAAAAGTCAGAGTCAAAGTGTTTGCCGGGTCGATACCTGCCGCAAGAAGATATGCCAATCTGCTCGTAATTGTTTTTGTTTTGCCGCTTCCCGCCCCTGCTAGTATCAAGAGAGGACCGTCTATCTTTTTTACCGCTTCTATCTGTGCTTCGTTAAGGTTTTCGAAAATCTTGTCCATATCAAGCCTGTGCTTTGTAATTTAGTATTCTATTATATCAAAATATATATGAAACAATATCGAAGAAAATTTAATGTATTAAAAAAAATTATTGAAAAGTTTATTATTATTTGTTATAATAGTTTTAATATATTCAGTTTTTTTAATAATCTATAGAATCAAAGGATTGAAATGTTGAGAGATTTTTCAAAACTAGAGACCTTTCTGACCGTTGTCAGAGAAAAAAGTTTTTCAAAAGCATCTGCCAAACTAGGGATTTCACAGCCTGCAGTCACACAGCAGATAAAATTTCTTGAGGATTATCTTGATACAAAGATAGTTGAAAGAAAGAAAAACGGTATAAAGCTCACCAAAGAGGGAGAAGAGGTCTATAGAATAGCACAAAAGCTTGAACGTGCCATTATGAATGCGGAAAAGGACCTTTTCAAAATAATAAACAAAGAGGTCACTTTCGTAATAGGCGCCTCTTTTACTATAGGGAACTATGTTCTTCCTGATGTATTGAACAATATAAAAGAGGCTATAAAAAATGATGTTTTGATAAAAGTCGATGTATCCGAAAATGTTATCAATCAGGTTCTTGAAAAGAAATACGATATAGGACTTATAGAGTCACCGATATTTAAAGAGGGACTTATATACAGAGAGTGGATGGAAGACGAGCTGGTACTTTTTTCCAATTCGCCTTTGCCAAAGTATGTAAGAAAAGAGGATCTTTACAACTTTGACTGGATCTGTCGTGAAGAGGGAAGCCATACGAGAAAACTCGTGTCGGAAGTTTTCGAATCTATGGGAGTCGAGTGTAAAAGTTTCAATGTAAAAAGTGAAGTGAGCAGTTCAACCGCTGTTAAGTTGACTATACTAAAAAGCCCAAAAAGTGTGGAGAGGCCTACTGTATCGATTATGTCAAGATATGTTATAGCCGAAGAGGTTGAGCAGGGTAAACTGTATGAAGCAAGAATAAAAGGTTTTAGAATAAAAAGAAAGTTTTATATCGCCTATCTCAAAGAGAGAAAACATGATGCATTTATCGAGAAAGTCGTAGATTTTCTTTTAAAACTTAAAAAGTAAGAGAGTGCGGAAATCTCTTACTTTTTTTTCCTTTTTTTCAAAAGTCTGAGATTTTCCGGATTTGATAGCAGTGCGTCCATTGACGTTTCTATATCTCCTTTTTTTTCTTCACGTTTTTTTGCTACAGATGCTGAGAGATTGACAGCTATCGGGGTGTCTTCTACGATAATTTGCATGATGGAATTGACAGGTACTGATACCACGCTTCCGAAATTATCTTTTCCGAATCCGGCTTCGAAGGATAATATTTCATCTTTTAAAGTAGCACTTTCATATGTATAGTTTGCAAGCATAAACAGAGTAAATTGTGGCAGATTTGACATGATCTCTTCAGGCAAAAGCGGCTTGAAATCTACAAGTTCTATATTTGCCAGTATCGCAAAAGGCTGGTCCTTTTCAAAAAGATAATTTATAGTCTTTTCTATATGTTCACACATTATTTTTTCAAATTTGTCATCTTGTATGATGTCGTAAAGCATAAAATTCCTTTTAAGGCTGTTATTGCAAAATTATACCATTTTCGATGATTTTGAACTCTGTCATTGCGTTTAGAAGTGCATATTTTTTAAAAAATTTCAGATCCGTTGTTTTTATCTCTTCTTCGATAATTTTTCCCTCGTCAATGAGTCTTTCTCTGCAGATTCCTTTTAGTAAAGGCGTATTTGGTGTAATCCATTTTTCCGAGTCGAAAAATGCGATATTTGCTATAGAAGTATCTCTTATATATCCGTTTTTTACTATCAGAATATCGTCCGCACTCTCTCTTTTTGCAAAGAGTCTGTCGATCTCTTTCCTGTCACTGTATTTATATGGATACTCTATATCGGACTCTATGATTTTGAGGACTTTTACAACTCGTGGGGAGTATCTGAAATATTCAGTTTTACCGAAACTTTCTCCATACCAGATTTTGCATCTGAAAAGACCGTTTTTAGGAGGCTCTATATAATCAGAAAGATTCAGAGCCTCTTTTGAGCCGAAGAGCTCAAGTCTAGATCTATTTGCTCTTTTGTTGTGATAATCGATATGGAAAATCCGGCCGTTTTCGATTTTTATCGTCTCAAACAGCAAAAAGTTCTGTGCTAAGATATCTCTCTCCTGTATCGCAAAGAATTGTAACAATATTGGAACCTGGGTATCTTTTTGCAACCTGGCACGCCGCCCAGAGGTTTGCACCTGAAGATATTCCTACCAGTAGCCCCTCTTTTTTTGCGATTTCTCTGGAAACCTCTATCGCATCTTCGTCTTTTACTCTTATAACTTCACCGTATATTTTAGTATTCAGGATTTTTGGTACAAATCCGGCCCCGATACCCTGTATTTTGTGAGGTCCCGGTTCACCACCCGAAAGTACAGCCGACTTTTGAGGTTCTACGGCAAATATTTTGATATCTGGATTATGCTTTTTAAGTTCTTCGCCCACACCTGTCAGAGTTCCTCCGGTCCCTACTGCAGCTATAAATATATCTATATTCCCCTCGGTATCTTCCAAAATCTCTTTGGCAGTTGTGAGCCTGTGAATTTCCGGATTGAAAGGATTGTCAAACTGATTTGGCATATATGAGTTTTTTATCTTCTCCAGGAGTTCATATGCCTTGTCAACTGCTCCTTTCATT contains:
- the truB gene encoding tRNA pseudouridine(55) synthase TruB → MTINEGKKTEKQKKSFTFALDSSSRLFVAYKPPFISSNSFLHRIKKKYRVKKAGFSGTLDPFAKGVLIIAFGSYTKLFRFLDKTPKVYRATLWLGTHSPTLDIENIEKIDQLLPFAEEKIKNVVEELKGEIEYIPPKYSAKKIEGVRSYELARQNAEFSLKPVKSYIYDIKLLRYSHPFLTFEAEVSEGTYIRSIGKMIAEKLGTTGALSMLDRIREGKFVYENEIALDPLKYLKIPKNRCALSDNEVWDGKKIEPDDLEIRDDGYYYIEYKNFFSIIKVEKDKVSYEINRLPKTEKLKQEN
- a CDS encoding LysR family transcriptional regulator produces the protein MLRDFSKLETFLTVVREKSFSKASAKLGISQPAVTQQIKFLEDYLDTKIVERKKNGIKLTKEGEEVYRIAQKLERAIMNAEKDLFKIINKEVTFVIGASFTIGNYVLPDVLNNIKEAIKNDVLIKVDVSENVINQVLEKKYDIGLIESPIFKEGLIYREWMEDELVLFSNSPLPKYVRKEDLYNFDWICREEGSHTRKLVSEVFESMGVECKSFNVKSEVSSSTAVKLTILKSPKSVERPTVSIMSRYVIAEEVEQGKLYEARIKGFRIKRKFYIAYLKERKHDAFIEKVVDFLLKLKK
- the ffh gene encoding signal recognition particle protein, which codes for MFEALSSSFSNAIRKIRFKDDEKALKKALSELKKSLLKADVHHKVVKELLQRVELDTKRAGIGKENFLKALEKNLTEILSVPGKQGFVFASKPPTVVLMTGLQGSGKTTTTGKLAYYLKLRKKKVLMVAADLQRVAAVEQLKQIASQIEVDIYADENEKDPVKIAKNALDMANKNLYDVLLIDTAGRLAIDEELMKELKNVKNAVNPDEVFYVADSLTGQDAVRSAATFNNEIGITGVILTKYDGDSKGGVALGIAHQIGVPLRFIGTGEKMPDLEVFIPERITGRLMGAGDIESLAEKTAAVIDEKKAKKISKKLQKGKFNFEDFLEQLESLKKMGSLKSLIGMIPGLSNMAGALKDIDLDNSKEIKKIRAMINSMTPKERQNPDLLNNSRKRRIAAGAGLSQQEVNKIIKQFNNAAKFAKKFSGKKGMQDLQNMMNQMKHMNIPR
- the cysK gene encoding cysteine synthase A — translated: MKIAANVTGLIGNTPLVMINSLSSEYGAKIIGKCEFMNPTGSVKDRIGFNMIRRAIEKGLIDNETTIIEPTSGNTGIALASVCAAMGLKLILTMPESMSMERRKLLVALGAKLELTPADKGMKGAVDKAYELLEKIKNSYMPNQFDNPFNPEIHRLTTAKEILEDTEGNIDIFIAAVGTGGTLTGVGEELKKHNPDIKIFAVEPQKSAVLSGGEPGPHKIQGIGAGFVPKILNTKIYGEVIRVKDEDAIEVSREIAKKEGLLVGISSGANLWAACQVAKRYPGSNIVTILCDTGERYLSTELFAV
- the smpB gene encoding SsrA-binding protein SmpB; protein product: MKVIARNKKAFHDFEILERFEAGIVLEGSEVKAIRAGRVNLKDSFIKIVKGEPFIFGMHISHLSTSAAHFRPDEKRPRKLLLHKKEINKLIGKTSEKGLTIVPLKLYFNNRNIAKLEIALAKGKTLHDKREAIKKKMMDKEARAAMKNY
- the rplS gene encoding 50S ribosomal protein L19, translating into MRNKYIEHFEKSQISEKSVPEFKAGDTVRVAVNIKEGNKTRVQNFEGICIAIKGEGTGKTFTVRKIGANNVGVERIFPIYSDSIVDIKVVRRGRVRRAKLFYLRGRTGKAARIKELRK
- a CDS encoding KH domain-containing protein → MIEKFVESYAKLIATVPEDIRVERIDKDDTFAEIIIYANRADAGKLIGKDGKMIGAIKTVISGCKAKDGISYKVNVKAIEE
- the rpsP gene encoding 30S ribosomal protein S16, giving the protein MTVIRLTRMGRKKKPFYRIVVTDSRKKRDGGWIESIGYYNPLTEPATVKFDEERLEYWLGVGAKMSDRVKKITGK
- the trmD gene encoding tRNA (guanosine(37)-N1)-methyltransferase TrmD — translated: MRFTFVTLFKNLIDFYFEDSILKRAKANGLIKIDFVNPREFSKERHKKVDHYKAGGGAGMLMTPQPLCDAIESVKEKKSWVVFLTPAAKRFNQKDAKRLSKKEHIIFVTGRYEGFDERVVEIEADEVFSIGDFVLTGGELAALAMCDAISRNIEGVLGNISSLEEESFEENLLEAPAFCKPVEFRGSFIPSELLKGNHSKISALKYRMSLCKTKFYRPDLLRDSTIKDIK
- a CDS encoding 4-(cytidine 5'-diphospho)-2-C-methyl-D-erythritol kinase → MKAKSYAKVNIFLKIVGTRGDYHELISRFVLVKNLYDIVSFEEKETKGFELEGDFGCDTKENTIYKAYKLLCDLDKRVEIFFRSHKVTVQKQIPSFAGLGGGSSNAAVFITMANDAIGLGLSKKQMAELGKRVGADVPFFIHGYNSANVSGIGEIVEPFEEETLEFDIITPRIKCDTKEIYAVFRKRFLKHTDIAFAKKLASMKSKYIMENYEATEVNDLLKAALVVKPELKEYLQPGWFMSGSGSSFFRLKYMKEKHKNESHSKKQKSFSRF
- the rimM gene encoding ribosome maturation factor RimM (Essential for efficient processing of 16S rRNA); its protein translation is MLEKVDVARIGKAVGLKGELKLHLFTDFPEQFKKGAKFSTKRGSLTIEYYDSKRGVVKFEGVDTPEDAKRLTNLLLSTTEEQTRKNCQLDEGEFFWFDIIGCEVFENGVRLGKVKDIHRFPGGDYLEIKTDDALVEKGHPKSFLVPFLDRYIKDVNISEERIESSGAMEILEAS
- a CDS encoding ATP-dependent helicase, which produces MDKIFENLNEAQIEAVKKIDGPLLILAGAGSGKTKTITSRLAYLLAAGIDPANTLTLTFTNKAAKEMRDRALSLIDNSIYPPLLCTFHKFGLLFLKFHIEEIGRKNSFVIIDTDDKKRVLKSFEPDLPISLIASEISRYKNSLIEPEIALEKAQLPNYKKIASLYQKYQNYLKENNLVDFDDLLALTYKILDKNEDLCRDTSQRYQYIMIDEYQDTNELQYKIVKKLCCTHNNICVVGDDDQSIYGWRGANIKNILEFPNSFENTTVIKLETNYRSTEEILKAANMLIEHNRNRLGKNLKSVAGPGKKIEVYESKDETEESYKIAKKIRELLDQGADPNEIAVLFRINALSRSLEEGLNKAGVPYKLVGAIRFYERAEIKDLISYLRIIANPHDDFSLKRIINKPKRGIGKVTFEKMQKAAFLNKTPIIQYLAEANEEELISLIGKKNYKTINEFIENIKYLRKISSQSLYNFVDEIEKVFEIRKFYESLPDGFERVLNIDEFYGYFRDFIKQNPESSLDEFLNELSLQSDQDQIDAETISIMSIHASKGLEFRYLFVIGMEEGFFPLIGDGSDIEEERRLGYVAITRAKEELVLSHVKSRFYKGRRTELQKSRFLKEAGLCKGSLTIEKSTSFKKGDLVKHKIFGMGRVTGVSKVGREFKLSINFGGQKREILASFVEKI
- a CDS encoding aminotransferase class IV family protein; its protein translation is MLFETIKIENGRIFHIDYHNKRANRSRLELFGSKEALNLSDYIEPPKNGLFRCKIWYGESFGKTEYFRYSPRVVKVLKIIESDIEYPYKYSDRKEIDRLFAKRESADDILIVKNGYIRDTSIANIAFFDSEKWITPNTPLLKGICRERLIDEGKIIEEEIKTTDLKFFKKYALLNAMTEFKIIENGIILQ